A genomic region of Serratia fonticola contains the following coding sequences:
- a CDS encoding carbohydrate binding domain-containing protein: MIFVNRDRMLAASLLIVATSSAAVCSPNLLVNPGFEQGSAGWGLANAQVVKEAHSGSASLRYQNDDPQHYRTFNQVLKVKPGQTITFGSWIKGRDLQGVTHDQGASVYVQSFDRQGRFLEGSYPQGVVGSSDWQQISAVYTVPQRAARVTMGVYLRRGTTGIAWFDDLYACVRPEQPGLYQWHDARAGGVATLITVAQPQRVQLDSALLTRQGVVVRSTRQYYQIGQQRQVIFPLPASLPKGQYRLRQQVVELSTRREKNSEIWVSVGQATANVAVDEQGFTLRDGQRFFPLGLYANMTSDEHLSRIAAAGFNSLLNYNYGSAKDPYYLFQQARKHGLQVIFSLKDLYAGTRFAPPSRRSYAALTQWFVERLKDQPNLLAWYINDELGPAFLPRIEARHLQIKQLDSHHPTFQVLNKTGDFNTYFNSSDILATDPYPVGVDNDLARTSDDTRLLVQSARGVKGSWVVIQIMDHAAYDSRRTPHQPSEQEIRNQAWQALIGGAQGLLFYSYTDLFYKRRLGQFSQQEFDGIWAGVARVAQQVARLSPYLLSGQSIALSTHNDAVTARIFIERQHAILLVANPFYHPQQVSLTLPTRWQLEGQRQIQLTLPPLGTETLSLMLAPED, encoded by the coding sequence ATGATCTTCGTTAATCGGGATAGGATGCTGGCAGCCAGCTTACTGATAGTGGCGACCTCATCTGCGGCAGTCTGTTCGCCAAACCTGTTGGTTAACCCTGGTTTTGAACAGGGCAGTGCAGGTTGGGGATTGGCGAACGCTCAGGTAGTGAAAGAGGCCCATAGCGGATCGGCCAGCCTGCGTTATCAGAATGACGATCCGCAGCATTATCGTACCTTCAACCAGGTGTTGAAGGTGAAGCCCGGGCAGACAATAACGTTTGGCAGTTGGATCAAAGGCCGCGATCTGCAGGGGGTAACCCACGATCAGGGTGCCAGCGTTTATGTGCAAAGTTTTGATCGGCAAGGGCGCTTTCTGGAGGGGAGCTATCCCCAAGGTGTTGTCGGCAGCAGTGACTGGCAGCAGATTAGCGCGGTTTACACCGTGCCCCAGCGCGCAGCGCGCGTCACGATGGGGGTCTATTTGCGTCGAGGCACGACTGGCATAGCCTGGTTTGACGATCTCTATGCCTGCGTGCGGCCTGAACAGCCAGGGTTGTATCAGTGGCATGATGCGCGGGCCGGTGGGGTAGCCACATTGATTACCGTGGCCCAGCCGCAACGGGTGCAACTGGACAGCGCGTTGCTCACCCGCCAGGGGGTAGTGGTGAGGTCGACACGGCAGTATTACCAGATTGGGCAGCAACGGCAGGTGATTTTTCCGCTGCCTGCCAGCCTGCCAAAAGGGCAATATCGTCTGCGCCAGCAGGTGGTCGAACTGTCGACCCGGCGCGAAAAAAACAGTGAAATCTGGGTGAGCGTTGGGCAGGCAACAGCCAACGTTGCCGTGGATGAACAGGGGTTTACCTTACGTGATGGACAGCGTTTTTTCCCCTTGGGTCTTTACGCCAATATGACCAGCGATGAGCATTTATCACGTATCGCAGCCGCAGGGTTCAATTCGCTGTTGAACTATAACTACGGTAGCGCCAAGGATCCTTACTACCTCTTTCAGCAGGCACGCAAACACGGTCTGCAGGTGATCTTTTCGCTGAAAGATCTGTATGCGGGGACGCGTTTTGCGCCACCTTCGCGGCGCTCTTATGCGGCCTTGACACAATGGTTCGTCGAACGGTTAAAAGATCAGCCTAACCTGTTGGCCTGGTATATCAATGATGAACTGGGACCCGCGTTTTTACCGCGCATTGAGGCGCGTCACTTGCAGATAAAACAGCTTGATAGTCACCATCCTACCTTTCAGGTGCTGAATAAAACGGGGGACTTCAATACTTATTTCAACAGTTCCGATATTTTGGCGACAGACCCTTATCCGGTGGGAGTAGACAACGATCTGGCCCGTACCTCCGATGACACCAGATTGCTGGTCCAGTCTGCGCGCGGCGTAAAAGGCAGTTGGGTGGTGATCCAGATTATGGATCATGCGGCTTACGATAGCCGACGTACGCCGCACCAGCCTTCGGAACAGGAAATACGTAATCAGGCCTGGCAGGCTTTGATCGGTGGGGCACAAGGGTTGCTGTTTTACTCCTATACCGATCTGTTTTACAAGCGCAGGCTGGGGCAGTTCTCGCAACAGGAGTTTGATGGCATCTGGGCGGGCGTCGCGCGGGTAGCACAACAGGTGGCCAGATTGTCACCATACTTGCTCTCAGGGCAAAGTATCGCGTTGTCGACCCACAATGATGCCGTCACAGCCCGCATTTTTATTGAACGGCAGCACGCAATACTGCTGGTAGCCAACCCTTTCTATCACCCGCAGCAGGTGTCTCTGACGTTGCCCACCCGTTGGCAATTAGAAGGGCAGCGACAGATACAGCTTACGTTGCCCCCTT